In one window of Agromyces badenianii DNA:
- a CDS encoding aldo/keto reductase: MARRHVYRAGAASTAGAALADSMTHEQPAETFDDLQPEVMASNPLSGPISVARRVPIGDTGLEIHPLALGGSTFGWTLGTEQAFDVLDRFAGVGGSFLDTADSYAAGRSESIIGKWMAARRTRGRMAIATKIGHHPDHRGLSPADIAASVDASLERLGIERIDLLYFHGDDVAVPLEESLGAVDALITAGKVGAIGAADFTPERLIEARVLAANGLPRFQAFTTKYNLMERRPFEGAPELVAHAQGLAVMPYFGLANGFLGGQVRRRADVRHDARGERQARHLGRRGHRVLAAVDEVAFAHGVQPATIALAWLLAKPTVVAPVVSASRPDQVDALVAAASVELQRSEIVELDRASE, encoded by the coding sequence GTGGCACGACGACACGTCTACCGGGCGGGCGCGGCGAGCACTGCGGGGGCAGCACTCGCCGACTCGATGACGCACGAGCAGCCCGCTGAGACGTTCGACGACCTCCAGCCCGAAGTGATGGCATCCAACCCGCTGTCCGGCCCCATCAGCGTCGCCCGACGTGTGCCGATCGGCGACACCGGACTCGAGATCCACCCCCTCGCACTCGGCGGCAGCACCTTCGGCTGGACCCTCGGCACCGAGCAGGCCTTCGACGTGCTCGACCGCTTCGCCGGCGTCGGCGGTTCGTTCCTCGACACCGCCGACAGCTACGCGGCCGGTCGCAGCGAGTCGATCATCGGCAAGTGGATGGCGGCGCGGCGCACACGCGGCCGCATGGCGATCGCGACGAAGATCGGCCACCACCCCGATCATCGCGGACTCTCGCCGGCAGACATCGCCGCGTCCGTCGACGCTTCCCTCGAGCGGCTCGGCATCGAGCGCATCGACCTCCTGTACTTCCACGGCGACGACGTCGCAGTGCCGCTCGAAGAGAGCCTCGGCGCCGTCGACGCCCTGATCACCGCCGGCAAGGTCGGTGCGATCGGCGCCGCCGACTTCACCCCCGAACGACTGATCGAGGCGCGGGTGCTCGCCGCCAACGGGTTGCCGCGCTTCCAGGCGTTCACCACGAAGTACAACCTCATGGAGCGCCGGCCCTTCGAGGGGGCGCCCGAGCTCGTGGCGCACGCCCAGGGCCTCGCGGTGATGCCGTACTTCGGGCTGGCGAACGGATTCCTCGGCGGCCAGGTGCGCCGTCGCGCCGACGTGCGCCACGACGCCAGGGGTGAACGACAGGCGCGTCACCTCGGCCGCCGCGGCCACCGCGTGCTCGCCGCGGTCGACGAGGTCGCATTCGCCCACGGCGTGCAGCCGGCGACGATCGCCCTCGCGTGGCTGCTCGCCAAGCCGACGGTCGTGGCACCGGTCGTCAGTGCGAGCCGGCCCGATCAGGTCGATGCGCTGGTCGCCGCGGCATCCGTCGAACTGCAGCGTTCTGAGATCGTCGAACTCGACCGCGCCTCCGAGTGA
- a CDS encoding M16 family metallopeptidase produces the protein MNGAVDLPLGQAELSFTAAGDARVRRSVLPSGVRVLSEQVPGSRSATIGFWVAVGSRDEQRADAAHPATYGSTHFLEHLLFKGTPTRTALDIAISFDAVGGEHNALTAKEYTCYYAKVQDRDLPMAVAVLADMFTSSLLDPVEFESERGVILEELSMAGDDPGDVANERFFDAVLGAHPLGRPIGGSPETIRAATRDGVWEHYRANSRPQDLVVTVAGAVDHDVLLAELDLALAAAGWDPSVAGRPVDRRPVEPAELETGAEITVVSRPTEQVNLLLGVPGLVATDDRRPTMSVLNAIFGSGMSSRLFQQVRERRGLAYSVYSFAPGYSDAGLFGMYAGCAPAKAGTVAALMREELERLAEHGVTADELRRAAGQLAGASALALEDSDTRMSRLGRAELTLGEFADLDEALRRIALVTADDVQRLAGDLVARPFSLVAVGAIDESAFTGAADAVAPSSDVA, from the coding sequence ATGAACGGCGCCGTCGACCTCCCACTCGGCCAGGCCGAGCTCTCCTTCACCGCCGCAGGCGACGCGCGAGTTCGGCGCAGCGTGCTCCCGTCGGGTGTGCGGGTGCTCAGCGAACAGGTGCCCGGCAGTCGCAGCGCGACGATCGGATTCTGGGTCGCGGTCGGTTCGCGCGACGAGCAGCGAGCGGATGCCGCGCATCCCGCGACGTACGGATCGACGCACTTCCTCGAGCACCTGCTCTTCAAGGGCACGCCGACCCGCACCGCCCTCGACATCGCCATCTCCTTCGACGCGGTCGGCGGCGAGCACAACGCGCTCACCGCGAAGGAGTACACCTGCTACTACGCCAAGGTGCAAGACAGGGACCTGCCGATGGCGGTCGCCGTGCTCGCCGACATGTTCACCTCGTCGCTCCTCGACCCGGTCGAGTTCGAGAGCGAGCGCGGGGTCATCCTCGAAGAGCTCTCGATGGCCGGTGACGATCCCGGCGACGTCGCGAACGAGCGGTTCTTCGATGCGGTGCTCGGTGCGCACCCGCTCGGCCGGCCCATCGGAGGCAGCCCCGAGACGATCCGCGCCGCCACCCGTGACGGAGTGTGGGAGCACTACCGGGCGAACTCCCGCCCGCAAGACCTCGTCGTCACCGTCGCCGGTGCCGTCGACCACGACGTGCTGCTCGCCGAACTCGACCTGGCGCTCGCCGCGGCCGGGTGGGATCCCTCGGTCGCCGGGCGGCCGGTCGACCGCCGTCCGGTCGAGCCGGCCGAGCTCGAGACCGGTGCCGAGATCACCGTCGTCTCACGCCCGACCGAACAGGTGAACCTGTTGCTCGGCGTGCCCGGACTCGTCGCGACCGACGACCGGCGCCCCACGATGAGCGTGCTGAACGCGATCTTCGGCTCGGGCATGTCGTCGCGACTCTTCCAGCAGGTGCGCGAGCGTCGCGGCCTCGCCTACTCCGTCTACTCCTTCGCGCCCGGATACTCCGATGCCGGCCTCTTCGGCATGTACGCCGGCTGCGCACCGGCGAAGGCCGGCACGGTCGCCGCCCTCATGCGCGAAGAACTCGAGCGCCTCGCCGAGCACGGCGTCACCGCCGACGAACTCCGTCGGGCCGCCGGCCAGCTCGCCGGCGCGTCGGCGCTCGCCCTCGAAGACTCCGACACGCGGATGTCGCGGCTCGGCCGCGCCGAACTGACCCTCGGCGAGTTCGCCGATCTCGATGAGGCCCTTCGGCGCATCGCACTCGTCACCGCCGACGATGTGCAGCGGCTCGCCGGTGACCTCGTCGCCCGACCGTTCTCGCTCGTCGCCGTCGGCGCGATCGACGAATCGGCCTTCACCGGAGCGGCCGACGCGGTCGCCCCCAGCTCCGACGTCGCCTGA
- a CDS encoding histidine phosphatase family protein, with protein MAHHLYLVRHGEQLDAEHGLPDGPLSPRGRRQAELLAERLGGVPFDHAWHSPLQRAEETAKIIAAKMPALRPEPSPLLFDCIPSGPAPETPKTYDAFFGSVTEAEIEAGSAQMEDAAAEFLRSHREDRHELLITHNFVIGWFVREVLGAPDWRWVSINQANCALTVLTQKPGRPWSLVTHNDIAHLPPELRTGLPEPYAI; from the coding sequence GTGGCCCACCATCTCTACCTCGTCCGGCACGGCGAGCAGCTCGACGCCGAGCACGGCCTGCCCGACGGACCGCTGTCACCGCGCGGACGTCGGCAGGCCGAGCTCCTCGCCGAACGCCTCGGCGGGGTGCCCTTCGATCACGCGTGGCATTCGCCGTTGCAGCGGGCCGAGGAGACGGCGAAGATCATCGCGGCGAAGATGCCGGCGCTCCGCCCCGAGCCCTCGCCCCTGCTCTTCGACTGCATCCCGTCGGGCCCCGCGCCTGAGACTCCGAAGACGTACGACGCCTTCTTCGGCTCGGTGACCGAGGCCGAGATCGAGGCGGGCAGTGCGCAGATGGAGGACGCCGCTGCGGAGTTCCTCCGCTCGCACCGCGAAGACCGGCACGAGCTGCTCATCACGCACAACTTCGTCATCGGATGGTTCGTGCGCGAGGTGCTCGGGGCGCCCGACTGGCGATGGGTCTCGATCAACCAGGCCAACTGCGCGCTCACCGTGCTCACGCAGAAGCCCGGCCGGCCGTGGAGCCTCGTGACGCACAACGACATCGCCCACCTGCCGCCCGAGCTGCGCACGGGGCTGCCCGAGCCCTACGCGATCTGA
- a CDS encoding GNAT family N-acetyltransferase encodes MLRFRDASVTDADAHALLGDYFAERAAGFPAAQGAYRPTWPAAEQFTPPAGVFVVAVDASGAAVGCGGVRRIPPRDGSGEVRFEVKHLWLAPAARGAGEGRRLLGELERRAAAFGAREVVLDTNASLEAAGGLYRSSGYAEIDPYNDNPNATHWFGKHLD; translated from the coding sequence ATGCTGCGCTTCCGAGACGCCTCAGTGACCGACGCCGACGCGCACGCGCTGCTCGGCGACTACTTCGCCGAGCGCGCCGCCGGGTTCCCGGCAGCGCAGGGCGCCTACCGCCCGACGTGGCCGGCAGCCGAGCAGTTCACGCCGCCGGCCGGCGTCTTCGTGGTCGCGGTCGATGCGTCCGGTGCAGCGGTCGGATGCGGCGGCGTGCGACGCATCCCGCCACGAGACGGCAGTGGCGAGGTGCGCTTCGAGGTGAAGCACCTCTGGCTCGCACCCGCGGCACGAGGAGCCGGCGAGGGACGCAGGCTGCTCGGCGAGCTCGAGCGGCGAGCAGCGGCCTTCGGCGCGCGCGAGGTCGTGCTCGACACGAACGCGAGTCTCGAGGCGGCCGGCGGCCTCTACCGCTCGAGCGGCTACGCAGAGATCGATCCGTACAACGACAACCCGAACGCGACGCACTGGTTCGGCAAGCACCTGGACTGA
- the dapB gene encoding 4-hydroxy-tetrahydrodipicolinate reductase, with protein MTIRVAVAGATGKMGQLAVRLIEEADDLELHAALDSRSSLDLMLGADVALDVTHPGASAQIVEFAAGAGIPIVVGTSGWSSDRISDISAFVRGHADAGPVLFIPNFSIGSVLGSAFAALAAPYFDSIEIVEAHHAGKVDSPSGTAVRTAELIGDARGESGPVAAPHADQRARGQLVSGVPVHSLRLAGIAAEQRVVFGGDGETLTITHSTLSSSSYEAGILLALRSAPAASGVTVGLDSLLDPGLPGTAR; from the coding sequence GTGACGATACGGGTCGCCGTGGCCGGAGCCACGGGCAAGATGGGGCAGCTGGCGGTTCGACTGATCGAGGAGGCCGACGACCTCGAGCTCCACGCCGCACTCGACTCGCGATCGAGTCTCGACCTCATGCTCGGCGCCGACGTCGCGCTCGATGTCACGCATCCCGGTGCGAGCGCACAGATCGTCGAGTTCGCCGCCGGTGCCGGCATCCCGATCGTCGTGGGCACCTCGGGCTGGTCGAGCGACCGCATCTCCGACATCTCCGCCTTCGTGCGCGGGCACGCCGATGCCGGCCCGGTGCTCTTCATCCCCAACTTCTCGATCGGCAGCGTGCTGGGCAGCGCCTTCGCGGCGCTCGCCGCACCGTACTTCGACTCGATCGAGATCGTCGAGGCGCACCATGCCGGCAAGGTCGACTCGCCGTCGGGCACCGCCGTTCGCACGGCCGAGCTCATCGGCGACGCCAGGGGCGAGAGCGGCCCGGTCGCCGCGCCGCATGCCGACCAGCGTGCCCGCGGGCAGCTCGTGAGCGGCGTGCCCGTGCACAGCCTGCGCCTGGCCGGCATCGCGGCCGAGCAGCGGGTCGTCTTCGGCGGCGACGGCGAGACCCTCACGATCACGCACTCCACGCTCTCGTCGAGCTCCTACGAGGCCGGCATCCTGCTGGCGCTGCGCAGCGCCCCCGCGGCATCCGGCGTCACCGTCGGACTCGACTCGCTGCTCGATCCCGGCCTGCCCGGCACGGCCCGATGA
- a CDS encoding TIGR01777 family oxidoreductase, producing MRVLLAGASGFIGTALVAALTTDGHEVVRLVRRRAQGADEAAWSPAAGIIDFTVMDRVDAVVNLSGASLARLPWTRSYRGEILDSRITATRTLCDAMRKARRPPAVFLNASAVGYYGDRPGELLTEYSSAGSGFLADVVSRWEAAAQLAPEETRTVVFRTGVVVGHGGALKRVGTLTRLGVSGRLGTGGQHWPWIALDDEVGALVHLLDSHLTGPVNIAGPTPATADRVMTGMAERMHRPYTFAVPERMLEAALGRAADELLLASQKVRPQRLIDDGYRFKHPTVESALDAMLSAPPTAVR from the coding sequence ATGCGGGTTCTCCTCGCCGGCGCCTCCGGATTCATCGGCACCGCGCTCGTCGCTGCACTGACCACCGACGGGCACGAGGTCGTGCGTCTCGTGCGCCGCCGCGCACAGGGTGCCGACGAGGCGGCGTGGTCGCCGGCGGCCGGCATCATCGACTTCACCGTCATGGACCGCGTCGACGCGGTCGTCAATCTCTCGGGCGCCTCGCTCGCCCGCCTGCCGTGGACGAGGTCGTACCGCGGCGAGATCCTCGATTCCCGCATCACGGCCACGCGCACGCTCTGCGATGCGATGCGCAAGGCCCGCCGGCCGCCCGCCGTGTTCCTGAACGCCTCAGCGGTCGGCTACTACGGCGACCGGCCCGGCGAACTCCTCACCGAGTACTCGAGCGCGGGCAGCGGCTTTCTCGCCGACGTCGTGAGCCGGTGGGAGGCGGCCGCGCAGCTCGCGCCCGAAGAGACGCGCACGGTCGTCTTCCGCACGGGCGTCGTGGTGGGCCATGGCGGCGCGCTGAAGCGCGTCGGCACCCTCACCCGGCTGGGAGTCTCGGGCCGGCTCGGCACCGGCGGTCAGCACTGGCCGTGGATCGCACTCGACGACGAGGTCGGCGCGCTCGTGCACCTGCTCGACTCGCACCTGACGGGGCCGGTCAACATCGCGGGCCCGACGCCGGCGACGGCCGATCGGGTGATGACGGGGATGGCCGAGCGGATGCACCGGCCCTACACCTTCGCCGTGCCCGAGCGCATGCTCGAGGCCGCCCTCGGTCGTGCGGCCGACGAGCTGCTGCTGGCGAGCCAGAAGGTGCGGCCGCAGCGACTCATCGACGACGGCTACCGGTTCAAGCACCCCACGGTGGAGTCGGCCCTCGACGCGATGCTGAGCGCCCCGCCGACCGCCGTTCGCTAG
- a CDS encoding OsmC family peroxiredoxin, protein MAVTSEATTVWKGTLFEGSGDVALDSSGLATFPVNWKARAEGAAGTTNPEELLAAAHSSCFSMALSLALAQAGTPAESIQTTAAVTFEAGKGVLGSHLLVSARVPGLSEEQFEALADDAKKNCPISQALTGIPITIEAELA, encoded by the coding sequence ATGGCAGTCACGAGCGAAGCGACCACAGTCTGGAAGGGCACGCTGTTCGAGGGATCGGGCGACGTCGCCCTCGATTCCTCCGGCCTCGCCACGTTCCCCGTCAACTGGAAGGCGCGCGCCGAGGGTGCGGCCGGCACGACGAATCCCGAGGAGCTGCTCGCTGCAGCGCACTCCTCGTGCTTCTCGATGGCCCTCTCGCTCGCCCTCGCACAGGCGGGCACCCCGGCGGAGAGCATCCAGACGACGGCCGCGGTCACGTTCGAGGCCGGCAAGGGCGTGCTCGGCAGCCACCTGCTCGTGAGTGCACGGGTGCCGGGCCTCTCGGAAGAGCAGTTCGAGGCGCTCGCCGATGACGCGAAGAAGAACTGCCCGATCTCGCAGGCGCTCACCGGCATCCCGATCACGATCGAAGCCGAACTCGCCTGA
- a CDS encoding DUF4395 domain-containing protein translates to MSSDHAPVTAGPAASARQGIDPRGPRFGAAITATLLLLVVVLAVAGVTPAAFWLLVAITLLFAWGAIAGIRRHPFGLLFAKLVRPRLAPPAELEDPRPPTFAQGVGFAVAFAGVILALLGVSAAVPIAAAIAFLAAFLNAVFGFCLGCQIYLLLARARILPGT, encoded by the coding sequence GTGTCATCTGATCACGCACCGGTCACCGCCGGCCCCGCGGCATCCGCCCGGCAGGGCATCGACCCCCGTGGCCCGCGCTTCGGCGCCGCCATCACGGCGACGCTGCTCCTCCTCGTCGTGGTGCTCGCGGTCGCCGGCGTCACCCCGGCGGCGTTCTGGCTGCTCGTCGCCATCACCCTGCTCTTCGCCTGGGGTGCGATCGCCGGCATCCGGCGCCACCCGTTCGGCCTGCTCTTCGCGAAGCTCGTGCGCCCGCGGCTCGCGCCGCCCGCCGAACTCGAGGACCCCCGGCCGCCGACCTTCGCACAGGGGGTCGGTTTCGCGGTCGCCTTCGCGGGCGTGATCCTCGCACTCCTCGGCGTGAGCGCCGCGGTGCCGATCGCCGCGGCGATCGCCTTCCTCGCCGCATTCCTCAACGCCGTCTTCGGCTTCTGCCTCGGTTGCCAGATCTACCTGCTGCTCGCGCGCGCTCGGATCCTCCCCGGAACCTGA
- a CDS encoding TlpA family protein disulfide reductase, which produces MDWITALATGAALLLGATAIGLLWRARQGVARRGSGDLVRPDELGVAAFGERATLVQFSTEFCARCPATGRLLTRLAHEHDGATHVEVDLTHRPDLAGRFHVTETPTTLVLDGEGAIRARIAGLPRAAAVRQRLDDLLRSSSVI; this is translated from the coding sequence ATGGACTGGATCACCGCACTCGCGACGGGCGCCGCGCTGCTGCTCGGCGCGACGGCGATCGGTCTGCTCTGGCGCGCTCGGCAGGGCGTCGCCCGACGCGGTTCCGGCGACCTGGTGCGGCCCGACGAGCTCGGCGTCGCCGCGTTCGGCGAGCGGGCCACCCTCGTGCAGTTCTCGACCGAGTTCTGCGCCCGCTGCCCCGCGACCGGGCGCCTGCTCACGCGACTCGCGCACGAGCACGACGGGGCGACCCACGTCGAGGTCGACCTCACGCACCGACCCGACCTCGCCGGCCGCTTCCACGTGACCGAGACGCCGACGACGCTCGTGCTCGACGGCGAGGGTGCGATCCGCGCCCGCATCGCGGGCCTGCCCCGTGCCGCGGCCGTGCGGCAGCGGCTCGACGACCTTCTGAGGAGTTCCAGTGTCATCTGA
- a CDS encoding thymidylate synthase: protein MAETIPTPYEDLLRDVLEHGAVKTDRTGTGTRSVFGRQLRFDLSQGFPLITTKRVHFKSIAYELLWFLQGSSNVGWLREHGVTIWDEWADAAGELGPVYGVQWRSWPTPSGETIDQISEVVEQIRTNPDSRRLIVSAWNPADIPDMALAPCHALFQFYVVDGKLSCQLYQRSADLFLGVPFNIASYALLTHMIAAQTGLEVGDFVWTGGDCHIYDNHVDQVRLQLERDPYPAPTLRLARTPESVFDYEYDDIVVEGYQHHPPIRAAVAV from the coding sequence ATGGCCGAGACGATTCCCACTCCGTACGAAGACCTGCTTCGCGACGTGCTCGAGCACGGTGCGGTCAAGACCGATCGCACGGGCACCGGCACGCGCAGCGTGTTCGGGCGGCAGCTGCGCTTCGACCTCTCGCAGGGCTTCCCGCTCATCACGACGAAGCGCGTGCACTTCAAGTCGATCGCCTACGAGCTGCTCTGGTTCCTGCAGGGCTCGTCGAACGTCGGCTGGCTGCGCGAACACGGCGTCACCATCTGGGACGAATGGGCCGACGCGGCGGGCGAACTGGGCCCGGTCTACGGCGTGCAGTGGCGCTCATGGCCGACGCCGTCGGGCGAGACGATCGACCAGATCAGCGAGGTCGTCGAGCAGATCCGCACGAACCCCGACTCGCGCCGCCTCATCGTCTCCGCGTGGAACCCCGCCGACATCCCCGACATGGCGCTCGCGCCGTGCCATGCGCTCTTCCAGTTCTACGTCGTCGACGGCAAGCTGTCGTGCCAGCTCTACCAGCGCAGCGCCGACCTCTTCCTCGGCGTGCCGTTCAACATCGCCTCCTATGCGCTGCTCACGCACATGATCGCGGCGCAGACCGGACTCGAGGTCGGCGACTTCGTCTGGACCGGCGGCGACTGCCACATCTACGACAATCACGTCGACCAGGTGCGACTGCAGCTCGAACGCGACCCGTATCCCGCCCCGACCCTGCGCCTCGCGCGCACGCCCGAGTCGGTGTTCGACTATGAGTACGACGACATCGTCGTCGAGGGCTACCAGCACCACCCGCCGATCCGCGCGGCCGTCGCCGTATGA
- a CDS encoding dihydrofolate reductase, with protein MPQLGLIWAEAHHGVIGAGGVMPWHLPEDLAHFKAVTLGSPVVMGRKTWDSLPERFRPLPGRANIVVTRNEEWADEGAIRAGSIDDALALAAASDPEWIWGIGGGELYARLIDRADRLEVTELDLDIPGDAYAPSIDLSWRLVDTDEAGAKVSREGVGYQFRRYERP; from the coding sequence GTGCCCCAGCTGGGCCTCATCTGGGCCGAAGCCCATCACGGGGTCATCGGGGCCGGCGGCGTGATGCCCTGGCACCTGCCCGAAGACCTCGCCCATTTCAAGGCCGTGACCCTCGGCAGCCCCGTCGTGATGGGCCGCAAGACCTGGGACTCGCTGCCCGAGCGGTTCCGTCCGCTGCCGGGCCGCGCGAACATCGTCGTCACCCGCAACGAGGAGTGGGCGGACGAGGGGGCGATCCGCGCCGGCTCGATCGACGACGCGCTGGCGTTGGCCGCGGCATCCGACCCCGAATGGATCTGGGGCATCGGCGGCGGCGAGCTCTACGCCAGGCTCATCGATCGCGCAGACCGTCTCGAGGTCACCGAACTCGACCTCGACATCCCCGGTGACGCCTACGCCCCGTCGATCGACCTGAGTTGGCGGCTGGTCGACACCGACGAGGCCGGAGCGAAGGTCTCGCGCGAGGGTGTCGGCTACCAGTTCCGCCGCTACGAGCGGCCCTGA
- a CDS encoding type IV toxin-antitoxin system AbiEi family antitoxin domain-containing protein, producing MATISPRTVHSVCALLGGLASARELAAHGIGRAAIAHALRSGTIERARRGV from the coding sequence ATGGCGACGATTTCCCCGAGAACGGTCCACTCCGTCTGCGCTCTTCTCGGAGGGCTGGCCAGCGCCCGTGAGCTCGCGGCGCACGGCATCGGGCGGGCAGCGATCGCGCATGCGCTGCGTTCCGGCACGATCGAACGCGCACGTCGCGGTGTCTAA
- a CDS encoding endonuclease domain-containing protein — protein MASDSPDELRIAVAHGGVLGCASVVREAGLWVLPLDDHVHVALQPHGHVSPHGGCTCVSHWGEADVSAGRVCLVDALAQLLLCLGEDAFFAALESALRLRRLTRAELSRLKSRIAESRSWLVELAGAESESGLESLMKVRMHRLGIALAAQVEIVGVGRVDFVLGDRLIIEVDGRPGHEGGESRHKDRVRDAAAAGLGFDTLRFDYALVVHDWPLVEAAILEKCRRGLHLDSWAEGVREAAGAGAV, from the coding sequence GTGGCGAGCGATTCGCCCGACGAACTCCGCATCGCGGTCGCCCACGGTGGTGTTCTCGGCTGTGCCTCGGTGGTACGCGAGGCCGGGCTGTGGGTGCTCCCGCTCGACGACCACGTGCATGTGGCGCTCCAGCCGCATGGCCATGTGTCTCCTCACGGCGGCTGCACGTGCGTGAGTCATTGGGGCGAGGCGGATGTCTCGGCGGGCCGAGTCTGCCTCGTCGATGCTCTCGCGCAGTTGCTGCTCTGCCTCGGTGAGGATGCCTTCTTCGCCGCGCTCGAGTCCGCCCTCCGGCTGCGGCGGCTGACGCGAGCAGAGCTGTCCCGGTTGAAGTCGCGCATCGCCGAGTCCAGATCCTGGCTCGTCGAGCTGGCCGGTGCCGAGTCGGAGAGCGGGCTCGAATCTCTGATGAAAGTGCGAATGCACCGACTCGGGATCGCACTCGCGGCGCAGGTCGAGATCGTCGGGGTCGGTCGCGTCGACTTCGTTCTCGGCGACCGTCTGATCATCGAGGTCGACGGTCGTCCGGGACATGAGGGCGGTGAGAGTCGCCACAAGGACCGGGTGCGTGACGCAGCGGCTGCCGGTCTCGGATTCGACACCCTTCGGTTCGACTACGCCCTCGTCGTGCACGACTGGCCCCTGGTCGAAGCAGCGATCCTCGAGAAGTGCCGTCGGGGGTTGCATCTCGACAGCTGGGCCGAAGGCGTCCGCGAGGCGGCAGGGGCAGGGGCAGTCTGA
- the dapA gene encoding 4-hydroxy-tetrahydrodipicolinate synthase: MTSENPFGQVLVALVTPMTADGEVDWPGVEKHIDDVISAGADGIVVTGTTGETSTLTDPEKIRLVEVGKDVAAGRAKIITGGGSNETAHAIELYKHSEQAGADGIMIVTPYYNKPTQAGILTHFRLVADATDLPVIVYDIPGRTGVPIKYETILRLAKHPNILAVKDAKGDFSEVSRVLNQTDLMYFSGDDANVLPHLAIGASGLIGVTANIAPAPYRQMIDAVNAGDLATATAAHQQLEPLVRAVMTHVPGTVAAKYILHGLGRIGSPRVRLPLVGPEEWEAALIEDEIDHVQGIPGVDFHRFRPDRNAAAGGALPKVAGTTR; the protein is encoded by the coding sequence GTGACTTCTGAGAATCCCTTCGGACAGGTGCTCGTCGCGCTCGTCACGCCGATGACGGCGGACGGCGAGGTCGATTGGCCTGGAGTCGAGAAGCATATCGACGACGTCATCTCGGCGGGCGCCGACGGCATCGTCGTCACCGGCACGACGGGCGAGACGTCCACGCTCACCGACCCCGAGAAGATCCGTCTCGTCGAGGTCGGCAAAGACGTGGCGGCGGGCCGCGCGAAGATCATCACGGGCGGCGGCTCGAACGAGACCGCGCACGCCATCGAGCTGTACAAGCACAGCGAGCAGGCCGGCGCCGACGGCATCATGATCGTCACGCCGTACTACAACAAGCCCACGCAGGCGGGCATCCTCACGCACTTCCGGCTCGTGGCCGACGCCACCGACCTGCCGGTCATCGTCTACGACATCCCCGGCCGCACGGGCGTGCCGATCAAGTACGAGACGATCCTGCGGCTCGCCAAGCACCCGAACATCCTCGCCGTGAAAGACGCCAAGGGCGATTTCTCCGAGGTGAGCCGGGTGCTGAACCAGACCGACCTCATGTACTTCTCGGGCGACGATGCGAACGTGCTTCCGCACCTCGCGATCGGCGCCTCGGGCCTCATCGGCGTCACCGCGAACATCGCGCCGGCGCCGTACCGCCAGATGATCGACGCCGTCAACGCCGGCGACCTCGCGACGGCGACCGCCGCGCACCAGCAGCTCGAGCCGCTCGTGCGCGCCGTCATGACCCACGTTCCCGGCACGGTCGCGGCGAAGTACATCCTGCACGGACTCGGCCGCATCGGGAGCCCCCGCGTGCGGCTGCCCCTCGTCGGACCCGAGGAGTGGGAGGCCGCGCTCATCGAAGACGAGATCGACCACGTGCAGGGCATTCCGGGCGTCGACTTCCACAGATTCCGTCCCGACCGCAACGCCGCCGCCGGTGGTGCGTTGCCGAAGGTCGCGGGCACCACGCGCTAG